In Sporosarcina psychrophila, a genomic segment contains:
- a CDS encoding sulfite exporter TauE/SafE family protein, with amino-acid sequence MDFAFIVTIFLIGFVGSFISGMVGIGGSIIKYPMLLYIPPLLGVAVFTAHEVSGISAIQVFFATISGVWAYRKSGYINKTLVLYMGSSILVGSFIGGYGSNLLSEGAINLVYGILATIAAIMMFIPKKGLDDIPVDKVTFNKWLATLLAFIVGIAAGIVGAAGAFILVPIMLVVLKIPTRMTIATSLAITFISSIGSTIGKITTDQVLYGPAMVMIVASIIAAPIGAKIGQKMNTKVLQWLLALLILGTAIKIWLDF; translated from the coding sequence GTGGATTTCGCGTTTATTGTGACAATATTTTTAATTGGATTTGTTGGTTCCTTTATTTCAGGAATGGTTGGTATAGGCGGATCAATTATAAAATATCCGATGTTGTTGTATATCCCGCCCCTACTTGGTGTTGCAGTCTTCACCGCTCACGAAGTATCCGGAATAAGTGCAATTCAGGTCTTTTTCGCAACAATTTCAGGTGTATGGGCGTACCGTAAAAGCGGTTATATTAATAAAACGTTGGTTCTTTACATGGGCTCGAGTATTTTAGTAGGTAGTTTTATTGGAGGATACGGCTCGAATTTGTTATCTGAAGGTGCTATCAACCTGGTCTACGGTATATTGGCAACAATCGCTGCGATTATGATGTTCATTCCGAAAAAAGGACTGGATGACATTCCTGTTGATAAAGTTACATTCAATAAGTGGCTAGCAACGTTGTTAGCGTTCATTGTTGGTATTGCGGCAGGAATTGTAGGGGCTGCAGGAGCCTTTATTCTTGTACCAATCATGTTAGTTGTTTTGAAGATACCTACGCGAATGACGATTGCAACTTCTCTTGCGATTACATTTATATCCTCAATCGGCTCGACAATAGGTAAGATCACAACGGATCAAGTGCTGTACGGTCCTGCGATGGTTATGATTGTTGCAAGTATTATAGCGGCACCCATTGGGGCGAAAATTGGTCAAAAAATGAACACGAAAGTACTTCAATGGTTATTGGCACTTCTTATTTTAGGAACTGCTATTAAAATATGGTTGGACTTTTAG
- a CDS encoding sulfurtransferase TusA family protein produces MESNKVLDAKGLACPMPVVRARKVMKEMETGEVLEILATDKGSVADLAAWSKSGGHDLVKHTEEAGVFTFWIRKG; encoded by the coding sequence ATGGAATCAAACAAAGTATTAGACGCTAAAGGGTTGGCTTGTCCAATGCCGGTTGTACGTGCAAGGAAAGTCATGAAGGAAATGGAAACGGGTGAAGTGTTGGAGATTCTTGCGACAGATAAGGGTTCCGTCGCTGATTTAGCTGCATGGTCGAAATCCGGTGGGCATGACTTAGTGAAGCATACAGAAGAGGCTGGCGTATTTACATTTTGGATCCGAAAAGGTTAA
- a CDS encoding MBL fold metallo-hydrolase, translating into MTVQLMTASIIAKKVVNQEPFFILDVRNEDAFVDWKIEGENIQYLNIPYFDLLDGVEEILHQLPAGQDIVVVCAKEGSSIMIAEMIAEEGRAVHYLQGGMKAWSEHLEPVKIGDLKDGGELYQFVRIGKGCLSYMIVSNGEAAIVDATRMTDVFLDFAKTLDVKITHILDTHLHADHISGGRKIAEAVNGTYWLPPKDASEVTFAYESLEEGRTIIIGDTTIAIQPLYTPGHTIGSTSFIVDDTYLLSGDILFIDSIGRPDLAGLAEDWVGDLRESLYKRYKELPEELIVLPAHFMIIEELNRDGSVSEKLGTLFAENHALNIQDEAEFRDMVTGNLPPQPNAYQQIRETNMGKISPDEETQREMEIGPNRCAVR; encoded by the coding sequence ATGACAGTTCAACTAATGACTGCAAGTATAATAGCGAAAAAAGTAGTGAATCAAGAACCCTTTTTCATTCTAGACGTTCGTAATGAAGATGCATTTGTGGATTGGAAAATTGAAGGAGAGAACATTCAGTATCTTAATATCCCTTATTTCGATTTACTCGATGGGGTTGAAGAAATCCTGCATCAGCTTCCTGCGGGTCAAGATATCGTCGTTGTCTGCGCGAAAGAAGGATCTTCCATTATGATTGCGGAAATGATTGCGGAAGAAGGGCGTGCAGTTCATTACTTACAAGGTGGCATGAAGGCCTGGAGTGAACATTTGGAGCCAGTGAAAATTGGTGACTTGAAAGACGGCGGAGAGCTGTATCAGTTCGTACGAATTGGCAAAGGTTGTTTGTCATACATGATCGTTTCAAATGGAGAAGCGGCAATTGTCGATGCGACACGAATGACTGATGTATTTCTTGATTTCGCGAAAACGTTGGATGTTAAAATTACGCATATTTTAGATACACATCTCCATGCAGATCATATTTCCGGGGGACGCAAAATTGCAGAAGCCGTCAATGGAACGTACTGGTTGCCTCCAAAAGACGCTAGTGAAGTAACGTTTGCCTATGAGTCATTAGAAGAGGGGCGAACGATTATAATCGGTGATACGACGATTGCCATTCAACCTCTTTATACACCTGGACATACAATTGGATCTACATCATTCATAGTGGACGATACGTATTTACTTTCTGGAGATATCCTATTCATCGATTCAATCGGACGACCTGACCTTGCTGGTTTAGCTGAAGATTGGGTTGGCGATTTACGAGAGTCATTGTACAAACGTTATAAAGAATTGCCAGAGGAACTGATTGTACTCCCAGCGCACTTCATGATCATAGAAGAATTGAATAGGGACGGTAGTGTATCTGAGAAACTTGGTACATTGTTTGCTGAAAATCACGCTTTGAATATTCAAGACGAAGCGGAATTCAGGGACATGGTGACTGGGAATTTACCTCCACAACCGAATGCCTACCAGCAAATACGTGAAACAAATATGGGGAAAATATCACCTGATGAAGAAACCCAGCGTGAAATGGAAATCGGACCAAATCGTTGTGCGGTTAGATAA
- a CDS encoding sulfurtransferase TusA family protein: MIETDFVLDAKGLACPMPIVKTRKIMKEMEPGNVLEVQATDKGSTADLKAWAEGSGHDYLGTTEDAGILTHYVRKSSGEEQVEKKHPHIVLNEQLQAVLEENREVLVLDVRESAEYAFNHIPGAKSLPLGDLESELGNLDKEAEIYVVCRTGSRSDVASQKLAEAGFLKVKNVVPGMSEWNGPTEKIV, translated from the coding sequence ATGATAGAAACGGATTTCGTACTCGATGCAAAGGGGCTGGCTTGTCCAATGCCAATCGTCAAAACGAGAAAGATCATGAAAGAAATGGAACCAGGAAATGTGTTGGAAGTACAGGCAACTGATAAAGGATCTACGGCGGATTTAAAAGCATGGGCTGAGGGTTCCGGGCATGACTACTTAGGCACGACTGAAGATGCAGGAATTCTGACGCATTATGTACGTAAGTCGAGTGGAGAAGAACAAGTTGAGAAAAAACATCCGCATATTGTGTTGAATGAACAACTACAAGCTGTTTTAGAGGAGAACCGTGAAGTACTTGTGCTCGATGTTCGTGAATCGGCAGAATATGCATTCAATCATATTCCAGGGGCTAAGTCTTTGCCGCTTGGGGACCTTGAAAGTGAACTCGGGAATCTTGATAAAGAAGCGGAAATTTACGTCGTATGCCGTACAGGTAGCCGTAGTGATGTAGCTTCTCAGAAACTTGCTGAAGCCGGATTTTTAAAAGTGAAAAACGTTGTGCCTGGCATGAGTGAATGGAATGGACCAACAGAAAAGATTGTGTAA
- a CDS encoding DsrE/DsrF/DrsH-like family protein: MSETKRTTIVLFSGDYDKAMAAYIIANGAAAYDHQVTIFHTFWGLNALRKEELVPVKKGLLEKVFGQMMPRGADKMGISKMNFAGMGPKMIKHVIKKHNAMTLPQLIELAEEQDIKLVACTMTMDLLGLQQKELMDGIQYGGVAAYLGDAQEGNVNLFI; encoded by the coding sequence TTGTCTGAGACGAAAAGAACTACCATTGTATTATTCAGTGGAGATTATGATAAAGCAATGGCGGCATACATCATTGCAAATGGTGCTGCAGCTTATGATCACCAAGTAACGATTTTCCATACATTTTGGGGATTGAATGCACTACGAAAAGAAGAACTAGTCCCAGTAAAAAAAGGCTTGCTAGAAAAAGTATTTGGGCAAATGATGCCGCGCGGTGCAGATAAGATGGGTATTTCCAAAATGAACTTTGCTGGAATGGGTCCTAAAATGATTAAACATGTTATTAAAAAGCACAATGCAATGACACTTCCGCAACTGATTGAACTAGCTGAAGAACAAGATATAAAGCTTGTTGCTTGTACGATGACGATGGATCTTCTTGGTTTGCAGCAGAAAGAATTGATGGATGGTATACAGTACGGTGGAGTTGCTGCTTATCTCGGAGATGCTCAGGAAGGCAATGTAAACTTGTTTATTTAA
- a CDS encoding metal-sensitive transcriptional regulator, whose product MEYDDKVKNRLKRIEGQIKGILKMMDDNKDCKEVITQLSASRSAIDRTIGVIVSSNLIECIQQMDDSDPRTQEDIVKEAVELLVKSR is encoded by the coding sequence ATGGAATACGATGACAAAGTAAAAAACAGGTTAAAACGAATTGAGGGTCAAATCAAAGGGATTTTAAAAATGATGGATGACAATAAAGACTGTAAAGAAGTAATTACACAATTGTCAGCCTCACGTTCAGCTATAGATAGAACGATTGGCGTTATTGTCAGCTCCAATCTAATTGAATGTATACAACAAATGGATGACAGCGATCCAAGAACACAAGAGGATATTGTAAAAGAAGCAGTAGAACTACTAGTAAAGAGTCGATGA
- a CDS encoding DUF2187 family protein: MAFPRREKEVSDFVAARKIDEEISFVRNEHEVNGTIFKILENSVIVEISSKDAELIGAASNLTVVSHKNYSIV; encoded by the coding sequence ATGGCTTTTCCACGTAGGGAAAAAGAAGTGTCGGATTTTGTCGCAGCGCGCAAAATCGATGAAGAAATTTCATTTGTCCGTAATGAACATGAAGTAAATGGTACTATTTTTAAAATACTTGAGAATTCCGTCATCGTTGAAATCTCATCGAAGGACGCCGAACTTATTGGCGCCGCGTCAAATCTGACTGTTGTTTCACATAAGAATTACTCAATTGTTTAA
- a CDS encoding YeiH family protein, translated as MEEGMAMKKGFWLGIGLTFFIAVIAKLATLLPYISLIGPLVFAILIGMLWNTFFPVRAEWEGGIEFASKKLLRAGIILLGMRLNLGDIASAGWPAFLWAVGSVLIGIGAVYGIARAIGADKTISFLTACGTGICGAAAIVAVASQVKAKPEQTAISVAIIAILGTLFTFVYTLVYPVLELSSEAFGMFAGGTLHEIAHVVAAGDVGGTEALDFALVVKLTRVMLLVFVAGGVGIWMSRKNKQSAEKFKLKTLPIPWFIFGFLAVSALYTTGIVPEAVASVFVTLAYLLMAMSMAGLGLNVKFEAFRSAGMKPFVAGLGGTVILVLVGYMYARFVF; from the coding sequence ATGGAAGAAGGTATGGCTATGAAAAAAGGATTCTGGCTTGGAATTGGACTGACGTTTTTCATCGCAGTCATCGCAAAATTGGCAACACTACTCCCTTATATTTCGTTAATTGGTCCACTTGTTTTTGCAATACTAATCGGAATGTTATGGAATACGTTTTTTCCTGTTCGCGCAGAGTGGGAAGGTGGTATTGAGTTCGCGTCAAAAAAATTATTGCGTGCTGGTATTATCCTTCTCGGCATGCGATTGAATCTGGGCGATATTGCATCTGCAGGATGGCCAGCATTTTTATGGGCAGTGGGCAGTGTTCTAATCGGTATTGGAGCTGTATACGGTATAGCTCGTGCAATTGGGGCTGATAAAACAATCAGTTTTCTAACTGCTTGCGGAACGGGGATCTGCGGTGCAGCTGCCATTGTTGCAGTGGCTTCACAAGTAAAGGCAAAACCCGAGCAGACCGCAATTAGTGTTGCCATCATCGCTATTCTTGGAACGTTATTCACATTTGTCTATACTTTAGTATATCCAGTGTTAGAACTTTCAAGTGAGGCATTTGGCATGTTTGCAGGTGGGACACTTCATGAGATTGCACATGTTGTTGCAGCAGGGGATGTTGGGGGGACTGAAGCACTTGATTTTGCGCTTGTCGTGAAATTGACTCGTGTCATGTTACTCGTCTTTGTTGCAGGAGGAGTAGGAATCTGGATGTCACGGAAGAATAAACAGTCGGCAGAAAAATTCAAATTGAAGACACTTCCAATTCCATGGTTCATTTTCGGTTTCCTTGCAGTGAGTGCGCTGTATACCACGGGGATTGTACCGGAAGCGGTCGCATCAGTATTTGTCACACTCGCTTATCTATTAATGGCGATGTCAATGGCTGGATTAGGTCTGAATGTGAAGTTCGAGGCATTCCGTAGTGCGGGGATGAAGCCATTTGTTGCAGGACTAGGAGGAACGGTTATTCTTGTACTTGTCGGTTATATGTATGCACGTTTTGTATTTTAA
- a CDS encoding LysR family transcriptional regulator: MIKSIKITNRGELIIMLLEELKTFVAVIEKKNFTRAGESLNISQPTVSLHIKHLEDELKASLLVRANKTFHITPAGVVLYERAIQLLHLAEQTKEEILWQHNEVSGILRIAASYTIGESVLPEILTRLHYKYPDLHVEVAIANTEDVEIAVREFRSDIGCIEGSVQTKGLIIQPFMEDELILVAASGHPLTNIRHPKGADLQTSHWVMREVGSGTREYTDYLLQSIGNVKPSKTVIGSNEGVKKAILCGLGIAAVSIHTVKAELDSGKLVQLKVDVPLQKRIFSTLYSPLMAAKKHVTVFLEELRSK, encoded by the coding sequence ATGATAAAATCAATTAAGATTACTAATAGAGGGGAGCTTATCATCATGCTACTTGAAGAATTGAAAACGTTTGTTGCGGTAATTGAAAAAAAGAATTTCACCAGGGCCGGTGAATCACTAAACATATCTCAACCAACTGTCAGTCTCCATATCAAACATTTGGAAGACGAACTAAAAGCCTCATTGCTCGTACGTGCAAATAAAACATTTCACATTACACCCGCCGGAGTGGTTTTGTATGAACGTGCGATACAATTACTTCATCTCGCAGAGCAAACAAAAGAAGAAATTTTATGGCAACATAATGAGGTTAGCGGAATTCTTCGCATCGCTGCAAGTTACACAATTGGGGAGTCCGTATTGCCGGAGATACTAACGAGGCTACATTATAAATATCCTGATTTGCATGTAGAAGTTGCAATTGCAAATACCGAGGACGTCGAAATTGCGGTCCGCGAATTCCGGTCGGATATCGGTTGTATCGAAGGTAGTGTGCAAACAAAAGGGCTTATCATCCAGCCATTCATGGAAGACGAACTCATCCTTGTCGCAGCAAGCGGACATCCTTTGACAAATATTCGCCACCCTAAAGGAGCTGACCTCCAAACTTCTCACTGGGTCATGCGAGAAGTTGGTTCTGGTACACGGGAGTATACAGATTATTTACTTCAGTCAATCGGTAATGTCAAGCCCTCGAAAACAGTTATCGGTTCGAATGAAGGTGTGAAAAAAGCGATTCTATGTGGGCTCGGTATCGCGGCCGTTTCCATTCATACAGTGAAAGCTGAACTTGATAGTGGAAAGCTTGTACAATTGAAAGTCGATGTCCCTTTACAAAAGCGTATTTTCTCAACCTTGTACTCCCCCCTGATGGCTGCCAAAAAGCATGTCACCGTTTTTTTAGAAGAGCTTCGGTCCAAGTAA
- a CDS encoding lysoplasmalogenase: MVRNLVLTAIIVMGIVYIFFIPADPVGFKILMKLIPMALIILFALMTRPLFSRTYKRIIIGGLFVCMIADGVIYWFLPGLITFFIGHIFYIFAFRHGAKKPMPIWVAAPLLLYGAGMAIWVAGSQFSAGQTVLGIAIIAYIGVILTMGWMAIRTRMTLAIIGALLFIFSDSVLAIDRFVLEIPYRDAFVMVTYYAAQVFIAASIGSRVVKYSVNRNNLIR, translated from the coding sequence GTGGTTCGAAATCTAGTGCTCACTGCAATTATTGTAATGGGTATCGTTTATATTTTCTTTATCCCAGCGGATCCGGTCGGCTTCAAAATTTTAATGAAACTGATTCCGATGGCACTTATTATCCTATTTGCATTAATGACAAGACCTCTATTTTCCCGTACATACAAACGGATTATAATCGGTGGACTGTTCGTTTGCATGATTGCGGATGGCGTCATCTATTGGTTCTTACCCGGACTTATCACCTTCTTCATTGGTCATATTTTTTATATTTTTGCTTTTCGTCATGGCGCGAAGAAACCCATGCCAATCTGGGTTGCCGCCCCTCTCCTCCTTTACGGTGCAGGTATGGCTATTTGGGTTGCCGGTTCACAATTTTCTGCTGGCCAAACCGTGCTTGGTATCGCCATCATCGCCTACATCGGCGTTATTTTAACGATGGGCTGGATGGCTATTCGCACACGAATGACGCTCGCAATTATCGGCGCACTGCTGTTCATTTTCTCTGATTCAGTTCTTGCAATCGATCGATTCGTTCTGGAAATCCCATACCGGGATGCATTCGTTATGGTGACATATTATGCGGCGCAAGTTTTCATAGCAGCTAGCATTGGAAGTCGGGTTGTAAAGTATTCCGTAAACCGGAACAATCTGATAAGATAG
- the pepT gene encoding peptidase T yields the protein MKEKLIERLVRYAKIDTQSDAGSNFTPTTPGQWDLLHELQKELANIGLEDITLDDNGYLFATLPANTDRDVPVIGFLAHVDTTTDFTGKNVKPQRIDNYDGKDIQLNDSIVMTVNAFPELKNYAGHTLITTDGTTLLGADDKAGIAEIVTAMEYLIANPDLKHGKLRIAFTPDEEIGRGPQKFDVEKFGAKFAYTMDGGPLGELQYESFNAASAKVTFHGTSVHPGTAKGKMVNSILIANQFQAKMPVDEIPEKTDGYGGFVHLMQSNGSIEESTLGYIIRYFDRETFEARKQLMIETADNLRNDYGENAVTLEIQDQYFNMGEKIEPVMEIVEIMSDAFKNLNIEPNIVPVRGGTDGSQLSYMGLPTPNIFTGGENYHGKYEYVSVDNMVKATKVIIEAVKLFEERA from the coding sequence ATGAAAGAAAAATTAATCGAACGTCTTGTACGTTATGCAAAAATCGATACACAATCAGATGCAGGAAGCAATTTTACGCCGACTACACCAGGCCAATGGGACCTTCTGCACGAATTACAAAAAGAACTAGCGAATATCGGTCTAGAAGACATTACTCTCGACGATAACGGGTATTTATTTGCAACGCTTCCCGCCAATACGGACCGGGATGTGCCAGTCATCGGCTTTCTTGCACACGTCGACACGACCACGGATTTTACCGGGAAAAACGTTAAGCCACAGCGTATCGACAACTATGATGGCAAAGACATACAACTGAACGACAGCATCGTCATGACAGTGAACGCTTTTCCCGAGCTGAAAAATTATGCCGGCCATACCCTTATTACGACTGACGGGACAACACTTCTTGGAGCGGACGATAAAGCGGGGATTGCTGAAATCGTAACAGCGATGGAGTATTTGATTGCGAATCCAGACTTAAAACATGGTAAACTGCGAATTGCCTTCACACCTGACGAAGAAATTGGGCGTGGACCACAAAAGTTTGATGTCGAAAAATTCGGAGCAAAATTTGCCTATACAATGGACGGTGGCCCTCTTGGGGAACTACAATATGAAAGCTTCAATGCCGCAAGTGCAAAAGTAACATTCCACGGGACTAGTGTTCACCCAGGTACCGCGAAAGGTAAAATGGTCAACTCAATTTTAATAGCCAACCAATTTCAGGCTAAAATGCCGGTAGATGAGATACCTGAGAAAACGGATGGTTACGGGGGATTTGTTCATCTCATGCAGTCCAACGGGTCCATTGAAGAATCAACCCTCGGCTATATTATCCGTTATTTCGACCGTGAAACATTCGAAGCAAGAAAACAGCTAATGATTGAAACAGCTGACAATCTAAGAAACGACTATGGCGAAAATGCGGTCACACTCGAAATCCAAGACCAATACTTCAATATGGGTGAAAAAATTGAACCCGTCATGGAAATAGTTGAGATCATGTCCGATGCATTTAAAAATCTCAATATCGAACCAAATATCGTACCTGTACGCGGCGGTACAGATGGGTCCCAATTGTCGTACATGGGCTTACCAACGCCTAACATTTTCACAGGCGGAGAAAATTATCACGGGAAATACGAGTATGTTTCAGTCGATAACATGGTAAAAGCGACTAAAGTCATCATCGAAGCAGTGAAACTTTTTGAAGAACGTGCATAA
- a CDS encoding multidrug resistance efflux transporter family protein yields the protein MKEIWIGVLSSVFFAVTFILNRSMELSGGSWLWSASLRYLFMVPFLFAIVAYRKGLGDVKKEFVHKPAPFFIWSVTAFVLFYAPLTYAAAYSPGWLLAGTWQLTIVAGVLLAPFFTLIVKTSDGEKKIRQKIPLVSLGITLIIFAGVVLIQIPHAQSVEPRTLLLGIIPVVLAAFAYPLGNRKMMELLGGRLDTFQRVLGMTLMTIPVWIGFSIYALWTVGPPSMSQLGQSFIVGVSSGVIATTLFFMATDRVRGDQGKLAAVEATQSTQLIFVMLGEMLILGIALPGALSLFGIAVIIVGMGLHSFQTALGRKKQLKVH from the coding sequence ATGAAAGAAATTTGGATTGGTGTCCTTTCCTCCGTTTTTTTCGCAGTGACCTTCATTTTGAACAGATCTATGGAACTGTCGGGGGGAAGTTGGCTATGGAGTGCTTCCTTACGCTATTTATTTATGGTACCTTTTTTATTCGCTATCGTCGCTTACCGCAAAGGGCTTGGTGACGTGAAGAAGGAATTCGTCCATAAACCCGCCCCGTTTTTCATTTGGAGCGTAACGGCCTTTGTCTTATTCTACGCACCACTTACATACGCGGCAGCTTACAGTCCGGGATGGCTTCTTGCCGGCACTTGGCAATTGACAATCGTGGCGGGCGTCCTGCTCGCCCCTTTCTTTACGTTGATTGTGAAAACCTCGGATGGCGAAAAAAAGATTCGACAAAAGATCCCGCTTGTTTCACTTGGAATTACACTTATTATTTTTGCCGGTGTCGTACTTATCCAAATTCCGCACGCACAAAGTGTTGAACCACGTACGTTGCTGCTCGGTATCATTCCAGTTGTTTTAGCAGCATTTGCCTACCCGCTTGGTAACCGCAAAATGATGGAGCTTCTTGGCGGCAGGCTTGATACGTTTCAACGTGTGCTCGGTATGACGCTTATGACAATTCCAGTCTGGATTGGGTTTTCCATCTATGCGTTATGGACGGTCGGTCCCCCTTCTATGAGCCAGTTAGGCCAGTCTTTCATCGTTGGTGTCAGTTCTGGCGTCATTGCTACAACTTTGTTTTTCATGGCCACTGACCGCGTAAGGGGAGATCAGGGAAAACTCGCCGCTGTAGAAGCAACACAGTCCACACAGCTTATTTTTGTTATGCTGGGCGAAATGCTGATTCTCGGCATTGCACTCCCTGGTGCCCTTTCACTCTTTGGGATCGCAGTAATTATTGTTGGTATGGGATTACATAGTTTCCAAACTGCACTTGGTAGAAAGAAACAATTAAAAGTACACTGA
- the glyA gene encoding serine hydroxymethyltransferase, which translates to MNTTTPIKQDFQVHDVTALNKAKSIIENNTSAQIQQEVIDAVERNAVWRGEECLNLLAPEAPTSQTVRDLLASEVGTRAAEGHIGPEQRWFAGTKHIDEIEALCVELLKKVFKSNYADHRLVASMIGNMAVYAALTEPGDQIMTIAQPLGGHSSNRHDGPAGIRGLKIADIPMNTEELTVDLIEFERVAKELKPKLVTLGASMTLFPFPIKEMSEIVKEWGGKIFFDGAHQLGLIGGGQFQDPLKEGASVMTGSAGKTFSGPQSGIIVWNDPELTKPLTDAIFPTLAATHQVNRVAALAASAAEFLEFGEAYMEQIVKNAKALGQAFHDRGITVLGAHKGFTETHQVILDVKEFGGGLHVGHELAKANIITNKNLIPSDRTEDWDRPSGLRIGTIEVTRLGMKEKDMATIANLIADILISNKDLDVAKKEALEMRKSFKKLHYCFE; encoded by the coding sequence ATGAACACAACTACACCTATTAAACAAGATTTCCAAGTCCATGACGTCACCGCATTGAATAAGGCAAAAAGTATCATTGAAAATAATACTTCCGCTCAAATACAACAAGAAGTTATAGACGCAGTGGAAAGAAATGCTGTTTGGCGGGGAGAGGAGTGCTTGAATTTATTAGCCCCCGAAGCTCCTACAAGTCAAACCGTACGTGATTTACTAGCGTCTGAAGTCGGTACCCGTGCAGCAGAAGGTCATATCGGACCCGAACAAAGATGGTTTGCCGGTACGAAGCATATTGACGAAATTGAAGCTCTTTGCGTAGAGTTATTGAAAAAAGTATTCAAATCGAATTATGCGGATCATCGTCTAGTTGCAAGTATGATTGGAAATATGGCCGTTTATGCAGCTCTGACCGAACCTGGGGATCAAATCATGACGATTGCACAGCCATTAGGCGGACATTCTAGTAACAGACATGATGGACCTGCCGGAATTCGTGGATTGAAGATCGCTGATATTCCTATGAATACAGAAGAACTCACCGTTGATTTAATAGAATTCGAACGAGTTGCAAAGGAATTAAAACCAAAGCTTGTAACACTTGGAGCGTCAATGACACTATTCCCATTTCCGATTAAAGAAATGTCCGAAATCGTGAAAGAGTGGGGTGGGAAGATATTCTTTGACGGCGCCCACCAACTCGGATTAATCGGCGGAGGACAATTCCAAGATCCTTTAAAAGAAGGAGCAAGCGTGATGACTGGGTCAGCGGGGAAAACATTCAGCGGACCTCAAAGTGGAATTATCGTTTGGAACGATCCTGAACTGACAAAACCACTAACAGATGCTATATTCCCTACCCTTGCCGCGACTCATCAAGTGAATCGTGTAGCTGCTCTTGCTGCATCTGCAGCCGAGTTCTTGGAGTTTGGAGAAGCATACATGGAACAAATCGTTAAAAACGCAAAAGCGCTAGGTCAAGCATTCCACGACCGTGGAATCACTGTACTTGGTGCACATAAAGGATTCACTGAAACGCATCAAGTGATTCTGGATGTGAAAGAATTTGGTGGGGGTCTTCATGTTGGGCATGAACTTGCGAAGGCAAACATCATTACGAATAAGAACTTAATTCCAAGTGATCGTACTGAAGATTGGGATCGGCCGAGCGGACTCAGAATCGGAACAATCGAAGTGACACGATTAGGCATGAAAGAAAAGGACATGGCGACGATTGCAAATCTGATCGCCGATATTCTCATATCGAATAAAGACTTGGACGTTGCCAAGAAAGAAGCACTTGAAATGCGTAAATCATTCAAAAAACTTCATTACTGCTTCGAATGA
- a CDS encoding GntR family transcriptional regulator gives MEKNNIKQIIRPTLKDQIYESLKNAIVNLELQPGQRLNDNKLAEQFAVSRTPVREALKRLEDEGLVEAFPGSSTRVTELVEEEAKHAFTVVAALHALATKLAVPKMTDIDFAKLEKINHSLAEALDSKDSNRAINADEHFHQVFLAVAGNIEIDKALERIVPKIHRLTLKKFDSVDSWTSINQHEEIITACKKADKEKAAHLVEDNWLTLGRLLSEVES, from the coding sequence ATGGAAAAAAATAATATAAAACAAATTATTCGACCGACATTAAAAGACCAAATATACGAGTCGCTCAAAAATGCAATTGTCAATTTAGAATTGCAACCAGGACAGCGATTGAATGACAATAAACTTGCGGAACAATTTGCAGTAAGTAGGACTCCGGTGAGAGAGGCATTGAAACGACTGGAAGATGAAGGACTCGTCGAAGCATTCCCGGGCTCTTCGACGCGTGTGACGGAATTGGTTGAAGAGGAAGCAAAACACGCATTTACCGTTGTAGCTGCGCTTCATGCTTTAGCTACAAAATTGGCAGTGCCGAAGATGACGGATATAGACTTTGCAAAGTTGGAGAAAATTAACCACTCATTAGCCGAAGCGCTTGACAGTAAAGATAGTAACCGAGCAATTAATGCTGATGAGCATTTCCACCAAGTTTTTCTTGCGGTTGCGGGCAATATTGAAATTGACAAAGCTCTTGAAAGAATTGTGCCGAAAATTCATCGGCTAACGTTAAAAAAGTTTGATTCGGTGGATAGTTGGACTTCAATCAATCAGCATGAAGAAATTATTACTGCTTGTAAAAAGGCCGACAAAGAAAAGGCCGCACATCTTGTTGAAGATAATTGGCTTACCCTTGGTCGACTACTTTCCGAAGTTGAAAGTTAA